A single region of the Alteriqipengyuania flavescens genome encodes:
- a CDS encoding alpha-ketoacid dehydrogenase subunit beta: MSADLKTETAEAGERRFNMIEAINDALDIMLERDSDTIIMGEDVGYFGGVFRATAGLQEKYGKTRVFDTPISECGIIGVAVGMGAYGLRPIPEIQFADYIYPGLDQLISEAARLRYRSAGEYIAPMTVRSPFGGGIFGGQTHSQSPEAIFSHVAGLKTVIPSTPYDAKGLLISAIEDNDPVIFFEPKRIYNGTFDGYYDKPVQPWKKHKDSVVPEGYYKIPLGKARIVTEGEAMTVLAYGTMVHVAEAVCREKGVDAEVIDLRSIVPVDIETIEASVRKTGRCMIVHEATRTTGFGAELSALVQERCFYHLEAPIERVTGFDTPYPHSLEWAYFPGPVRIGEAIDRLLKE; the protein is encoded by the coding sequence ATGAGCGCGGACTTGAAAACCGAAACGGCCGAAGCGGGCGAGCGCCGCTTCAACATGATCGAGGCGATCAACGACGCGCTCGACATCATGCTGGAGCGCGATTCCGACACGATCATCATGGGTGAGGACGTCGGCTATTTCGGCGGGGTGTTCCGGGCGACAGCGGGCTTGCAGGAAAAATACGGCAAGACGCGTGTTTTCGACACACCGATATCCGAATGCGGGATCATCGGCGTCGCCGTGGGCATGGGCGCCTATGGCCTGCGCCCGATCCCCGAAATCCAGTTCGCCGACTATATCTACCCCGGCCTCGACCAGCTGATCAGCGAAGCGGCACGCCTGCGCTATCGCTCCGCCGGCGAATATATCGCGCCGATGACCGTGCGCAGCCCCTTCGGCGGCGGGATTTTCGGCGGTCAGACCCACAGCCAGAGCCCCGAAGCAATCTTCAGCCACGTGGCCGGCCTGAAAACGGTGATCCCGTCCACGCCCTATGACGCCAAGGGACTGCTGATCTCGGCCATCGAGGACAACGATCCGGTCATCTTCTTCGAGCCCAAGCGCATCTACAACGGCACGTTCGATGGCTATTACGACAAGCCCGTGCAGCCGTGGAAAAAGCACAAGGATTCCGTGGTGCCGGAGGGGTATTACAAGATCCCGCTCGGCAAGGCGCGGATCGTTACCGAAGGCGAAGCGATGACCGTGCTGGCCTACGGCACAATGGTCCATGTGGCGGAAGCCGTGTGCCGTGAAAAGGGCGTCGATGCCGAAGTGATCGACCTGCGCAGCATCGTGCCGGTCGATATCGAGACCATCGAGGCCTCCGTGCGCAAGACGGGGCGCTGCATGATCGTGCATGAGGCGACCCGAACCACCGGCTTCGGTGCCGAACTATCGGCGCTGGTGCAGGAACGCTGCTTCTATCACCTGGAGGCGCCGATCGAGCGCGTCACCGGTTTCGACACACCCTATCCGCATAGCCTGGAATGGGCATATTTCCCCGGTCCTGTCCGCATCGGCGAGGCGATCGACCGGCTGCTGAAAGAGTAA
- a CDS encoding 3-methyl-2-oxobutanoate dehydrogenase (2-methylpropanoyl-transferring) subunit alpha yields the protein MGDQPENGQKVGDNRPSLKLHVPEPKFRPGDTVDYSHLAVTKPGEQPRPDEACAPVETNPLTVDLVRVLGDDDKAHGPWDPRLSPDQLRAILSDMALVRAFDERMYRGQRQGKTSFYMKCTGEEATSVAAAHALASDDMVFPSYRQQGILIARGYPLTEMINQIYSNRADKLKGRQLPIMYSSREHSFFSISGNLATQLPQATGFAMASAIKGDSQIAATWVGEGSTAEGDFHSALTFAAVYNAPVIFNVINNQWAISSFSGFAGAERTTFAARAVGYGIAGLRVDGNDVLAVYAAQRWAAERARTNNGPTLIEYFTYRAEGHSTSDDPSAYRSAQEREEWPLGDPINRLKKHLIALGEWDEARHEALDAECVDRVKKATKEAEKNGILGHGLHHPFRTMFEDVYEELPWHLKEQAEQAVHEREVKFPGGLPK from the coding sequence ATGGGCGACCAGCCCGAAAACGGCCAGAAGGTCGGCGACAACAGGCCGTCGCTCAAGCTTCATGTGCCGGAGCCGAAATTCCGTCCCGGCGACACGGTGGATTATTCGCACCTTGCCGTGACCAAGCCGGGCGAACAGCCCCGGCCGGACGAGGCCTGCGCCCCGGTCGAGACCAATCCGCTGACCGTCGATCTGGTCCGCGTTTTAGGCGACGACGACAAGGCGCATGGTCCTTGGGATCCGCGCCTCAGCCCCGACCAGCTGCGCGCGATCCTGTCCGACATGGCGCTGGTGCGCGCGTTCGACGAGCGTATGTATCGCGGCCAGCGGCAGGGCAAGACCAGCTTCTACATGAAATGCACGGGCGAAGAGGCGACCAGCGTCGCCGCCGCCCATGCGCTGGCGAGCGACGACATGGTCTTCCCGAGCTATCGCCAGCAGGGCATCCTGATCGCGCGCGGCTATCCGCTGACGGAGATGATCAACCAGATTTACTCCAACCGCGCCGACAAGCTGAAGGGTCGCCAGCTGCCGATCATGTATTCGAGCCGGGAGCACAGCTTCTTCTCGATCAGCGGCAATCTTGCGACCCAGCTGCCGCAAGCGACCGGCTTCGCGATGGCAAGCGCGATCAAGGGCGACAGCCAGATCGCGGCGACATGGGTGGGCGAGGGTTCGACCGCAGAAGGCGACTTCCATTCCGCGCTGACCTTCGCTGCCGTCTACAACGCGCCGGTCATTTTCAACGTAATCAACAACCAGTGGGCGATCTCCAGCTTCAGCGGGTTCGCCGGGGCGGAGCGCACCACCTTTGCCGCCCGCGCGGTGGGTTACGGCATTGCCGGCCTGCGCGTGGACGGGAACGACGTGCTGGCGGTCTACGCCGCGCAGCGCTGGGCGGCCGAACGCGCGCGGACCAATAACGGCCCGACACTGATCGAATATTTCACCTACCGCGCGGAAGGCCACTCCACCTCCGACGATCCCAGCGCCTATCGTAGCGCCCAGGAACGGGAGGAATGGCCGCTCGGCGATCCGATAAACCGGTTGAAGAAGCACCTGATCGCACTCGGCGAATGGGACGAGGCGCGGCACGAGGCGCTCGATGCCGAATGCGTCGACCGGGTGAAGAAAGCGACCAAGGAAGCCGAGAAGAACGGCATTCTCGGCCACGGCCTGCACCATCCCTTCCGCACCATGTTCGAGGATGTGTACGAAGAATTGCCGTGGCACCTCAAGGAACAGGCCGAGCAGGCGGTGCACGAGCGGGAAGTGAAGTTCCCCGGAGGGCTGCCGAAATGA
- a CDS encoding thymidylate synthase produces MVTLASAPDSPLGTAADAHYELPYLQLMRHVWEKGDERRDRTGVGTRSVFGATLRFSLADGRMPLITTKRVYWKTATRELLWFLTGNTNIRPLVLQGVGIWNEWPHANYVRATGDDIALDTFVARIAQDEDFAARWGDLGPVYGKQWVDWPTYEPAGECTFRAGPGINQVAQVVESLRHNPGSRRHIIEGWNVAELDRMALPPCHKTYQFHVAGDRLNCALYQRSCDVALGLPFNLWSAALLTAMMAQQTGLKPGELVWMGGDTHLYLNHAELVETQLAREPQGEPRLEITRTPRSIFDYAIEDFAVTGYTPHPPIKAPVAV; encoded by the coding sequence ATGGTCACACTGGCATCCGCGCCCGATTCACCCCTCGGTACTGCGGCCGACGCACATTACGAATTGCCTTACCTCCAGCTGATGCGGCACGTGTGGGAGAAGGGTGACGAGCGGCGCGACCGGACAGGTGTGGGCACACGGTCGGTCTTCGGCGCGACGCTTCGCTTCTCGCTCGCCGACGGGCGGATGCCGCTGATCACGACCAAGCGGGTTTACTGGAAAACCGCGACGCGCGAGCTGCTGTGGTTCCTGACGGGCAACACCAATATCCGGCCGCTGGTGCTGCAGGGCGTGGGCATCTGGAACGAGTGGCCGCATGCAAATTATGTCAGGGCCACGGGCGACGACATCGCGCTCGACACCTTCGTGGCCCGGATCGCGCAGGACGAGGATTTCGCCGCGCGCTGGGGCGATCTCGGCCCGGTGTACGGCAAGCAATGGGTCGACTGGCCGACATACGAGCCGGCAGGAGAGTGCACGTTCCGCGCCGGTCCGGGCATCAACCAGGTGGCACAGGTCGTGGAAAGCCTGCGGCACAATCCGGGCAGCCGCCGGCACATCATCGAAGGATGGAATGTTGCCGAACTCGACCGGATGGCGCTGCCGCCGTGCCACAAGACCTACCAGTTCCACGTCGCCGGCGACCGACTGAATTGCGCGCTATACCAGCGCAGCTGCGATGTCGCGCTGGGGCTGCCGTTCAACCTGTGGTCAGCGGCGTTGCTGACCGCGATGATGGCGCAGCAGACGGGCCTGAAGCCCGGCGAGCTGGTTTGGATGGGCGGCGACACGCATCTTTACCTGAACCACGCGGAGCTTGTGGAAACCCAGCTCGCGCGGGAACCGCAGGGCGAGCCGCGCCTTGAGATCACGCGCACGCCGCGGTCGATCTTCGATTACGCGATCGAGGATTTCGCGGTCACGGGCTACACCCCGCATCCGCCGATCAAGGCACCGGTGGCGGTGTAA
- a CDS encoding DUF3429 family protein: MEGSTGLDGAAKALGYAGLLPQAFAAAVVLSGSEWRWVAAACAFAYAALIFSFLGGAWWGAAVQAAERRTWVFTVSVAPSLIGLVLYFPWTIGWEWPGPALLLLGPLIALSPVIDRALSYGGGDWLRLRRNLSLGLGALTLLVGIALL; this comes from the coding sequence ATGGAAGGCAGCACCGGACTCGACGGGGCAGCAAAGGCGCTCGGTTACGCAGGCCTTTTGCCGCAAGCGTTTGCCGCCGCCGTCGTGCTTTCAGGCAGCGAGTGGCGCTGGGTCGCAGCGGCCTGCGCGTTTGCCTACGCCGCGCTGATCTTCAGTTTCCTTGGCGGGGCGTGGTGGGGCGCTGCCGTGCAGGCGGCAGAGCGGCGTACATGGGTCTTCACCGTCAGCGTGGCCCCCAGCCTGATTGGACTTGTCCTCTATTTCCCCTGGACGATCGGTTGGGAATGGCCTGGTCCTGCGCTGTTGCTGCTGGGTCCACTTATCGCGCTTTCTCCCGTCATCGACCGGGCGCTGAGTTACGGCGGCGGGGACTGGCTAAGGCTCAGGCGCAACCTGTCGCTGGGCCTTGGCGCGCTGACGCTACTTGTGGGTATCGCGTTGCTTTGA
- a CDS encoding ABC1 kinase family protein encodes MSEDRKPDRYRAVPSSRLSRLSGFGKLAGGVAGGMLAEGARKFAAGERPSLQELALTPGNAQRLTNQLSQLRGAAMKLGQMISLDAGDLLPPELSAILATLRDQANFMPPRQLDKVLAEEWGKDWRRQFLRFEPHPIAAASIGQVHRALTRDGDELAIKVQYPGVRDSIDADIDNVASLLRLSGLLPKELDIAPLLAAAKEQLHEEANYLREGEQMRLYAERLAGERGFVVPRLYPDMTTRQVLVMSYEAGEPIENLETQSQDVIDEVFGRLLSLVARELFEFRVMQTDPNFANFRFRADTQDIVLLDFGATRPVEPRLSGAYRAMLTHGFAGEREKAVAAAVDSGFVNRVVLERHPDRVERMTDVIMAELTRKEPFDFGDRAFVAVLRDEGMAIARDKASWHLPPPEAVFVQRKVSGTALLGARLKAVVDVRGRVGKVLTDSPPVTLTPAQD; translated from the coding sequence ATGTCCGAAGATCGAAAGCCGGACCGCTATCGCGCGGTTCCCAGTTCGCGTTTGTCCCGCCTGTCCGGCTTCGGCAAGTTGGCCGGCGGTGTTGCCGGCGGAATGCTGGCTGAGGGCGCGCGAAAGTTCGCCGCCGGGGAGCGGCCGAGCCTGCAGGAGCTGGCATTGACGCCGGGCAACGCGCAACGATTGACCAACCAGCTATCGCAACTGCGCGGCGCGGCGATGAAGCTGGGCCAGATGATTTCGCTCGACGCCGGGGACCTGCTGCCGCCGGAGCTTTCCGCCATCCTCGCCACCCTGCGGGACCAGGCGAATTTCATGCCGCCAAGGCAGCTCGACAAGGTTCTGGCAGAAGAATGGGGGAAGGACTGGCGCAGGCAGTTTCTTCGCTTCGAGCCCCACCCGATCGCAGCCGCCAGCATCGGCCAGGTTCACCGCGCCCTCACCCGCGACGGCGACGAGCTGGCGATCAAGGTGCAATATCCCGGAGTGCGAGACAGTATCGATGCCGATATCGACAATGTCGCGTCCCTGCTGCGACTCTCGGGGCTGCTGCCCAAGGAGCTCGATATCGCTCCGCTCCTCGCGGCCGCCAAGGAGCAGTTGCACGAAGAAGCGAATTACCTGCGCGAAGGCGAACAGATGCGCCTTTATGCGGAAAGGCTGGCCGGCGAGCGGGGGTTCGTGGTCCCTCGCCTCTATCCAGACATGACCACAAGGCAGGTTCTCGTCATGAGCTACGAGGCCGGCGAGCCGATCGAGAACCTCGAGACGCAGTCGCAGGACGTTATCGACGAAGTCTTCGGCCGCCTGCTGTCGCTGGTCGCGCGCGAGCTCTTCGAATTTCGCGTCATGCAGACCGATCCCAATTTCGCGAACTTCCGGTTCCGCGCCGATACGCAGGACATCGTCCTGCTCGATTTCGGCGCGACGCGACCTGTCGAGCCGCGCCTGTCCGGAGCATATCGCGCGATGCTCACTCACGGATTTGCCGGAGAGCGGGAGAAGGCGGTCGCAGCTGCCGTCGACAGCGGATTTGTGAACCGCGTCGTGCTCGAAAGACATCCCGACCGGGTCGAGCGGATGACTGATGTCATCATGGCCGAGTTGACCCGTAAAGAGCCGTTCGATTTTGGCGATCGTGCGTTCGTGGCCGTCCTGCGTGACGAAGGCATGGCTATAGCGAGGGACAAGGCGAGCTGGCACCTGCCGCCCCCGGAGGCCGTATTCGTCCAGCGAAAGGTCAGCGGAACGGCGTTGCTGGGCGCAAGGCTGAAGGCGGTTGTCGATGTGCGCGGACGGGTCGGGAAGGTCCTGACGGACAGTCCGCCCGTTACCCTCACACCGGCGCAGGACTAG
- a CDS encoding L,D-transpeptidase family protein, whose product MQRKTFITVALAGALLSAPASADSVGNASNAAARPGETEMYYVDSELKPGPRVSASSDNAILRDLRRAAEAFDADWGDLPQSTLSEGEALRVGDRSVRVAQLRQRLGLSAGTSFDAELAARVRDFRKAHGLPPAAVVDADMIRALNRGHSYYKRKIDLNIERLEAIPADPGERYIVVDSAAQILTMYEDGKPVGTMRVVVGKETDPTPMMAGLIRYSEVRPYWNVPPDLVRRNIAPKVLAQGMPYIERTGFQPLSDWTEEAEPLDPKKVDWQAVADGDFDLRVRQLPGPGNGMGDIKFMFPNPLGIYLHDTPSRELFTEDMRAFSAGCVRLQDAPRLARWLHDGEKPGEGSDEASLAVPLPKPVPVFITYLTAAPVDGRIEFRDDFYGRDARLMSRVTADFLDF is encoded by the coding sequence TTGCAACGCAAGACTTTCATAACCGTAGCATTGGCCGGCGCGCTCCTGAGTGCGCCGGCCTCTGCCGATTCCGTAGGTAATGCCTCCAATGCCGCAGCGCGGCCCGGCGAAACGGAAATGTATTACGTCGACAGCGAGCTGAAACCCGGGCCGCGCGTTTCGGCGAGTAGCGACAACGCGATCCTGCGCGACCTGCGCCGCGCCGCGGAGGCATTTGATGCGGATTGGGGCGACCTTCCCCAATCGACCTTGAGCGAAGGCGAGGCCCTTCGGGTTGGCGACCGGTCCGTCCGGGTGGCGCAGCTGCGCCAGCGCCTCGGCTTGTCCGCGGGGACCAGCTTCGATGCCGAACTGGCCGCGCGCGTCCGCGATTTCCGCAAGGCCCACGGATTGCCGCCGGCTGCCGTGGTGGATGCAGACATGATCCGCGCGCTCAATCGCGGACACAGCTATTACAAGCGCAAGATCGATTTGAACATCGAACGGCTCGAGGCGATTCCCGCCGATCCGGGCGAACGATATATCGTCGTCGACAGCGCCGCACAGATCCTGACGATGTACGAGGATGGCAAGCCGGTCGGCACCATGCGCGTCGTCGTCGGGAAGGAAACCGATCCCACCCCCATGATGGCCGGGCTGATCCGCTATTCCGAAGTGCGTCCCTACTGGAACGTCCCGCCCGACCTAGTGCGGCGGAATATCGCACCCAAAGTGCTGGCCCAGGGCATGCCCTATATCGAACGCACCGGCTTCCAGCCCCTTTCGGACTGGACGGAAGAAGCAGAGCCATTGGATCCGAAGAAGGTCGACTGGCAGGCCGTGGCCGATGGCGACTTCGATTTGCGTGTCCGCCAGTTGCCAGGACCCGGCAATGGCATGGGGGACATCAAATTCATGTTTCCCAACCCGCTCGGAATATATCTGCACGATACGCCGTCGCGCGAGTTGTTCACCGAGGACATGCGTGCATTCAGCGCGGGTTGCGTACGGCTGCAGGATGCACCGCGCCTTGCCCGCTGGCTGCATGACGGGGAAAAACCCGGCGAAGGCAGCGATGAGGCATCGCTCGCGGTCCCTCTGCCCAAGCCCGTGCCGGTGTTTATTACCTACCTGACCGCCGCGCCGGTCGACGGCCGCATCGAATTCCGTGACGATTTCTACGGCCGCGACGCACGGCTGATGTCGCGCGTCACGGCCGATTTCCTCGACTTTTAA
- a CDS encoding VIT domain-containing protein — MRRFVSLVSLVAIAGSLPIMDSAQDQRASPALSARVDGVVGEDSKQLQIASLDIEVTRRGGLAMTEMSVRFENPGNETLEGEFGLTLPEGSVVTGYALDVGGEMIDGVLQSRDRAREAFERRVVRRIDPGLAEVDYSDRFESRVYPIFPRQGRTIRIRFSSPLDANGGYILPLDSGQVGAITMRVRGVDSAPGRDFAWTQDGGAWVYRAGAGEVEGAIRFTAEPADGLTLSQHPGEGQFFELTGDLPPAPEAGRDNLVIMWDRSVSRLDDELEREAELAERLARRLDARKVTIQLFDSRGEEAIEVDARNVAETLKAVRYAGGTSYEYLATPIRATRGTCVVFSDGRATIGQRRGLGGTPCRVSFVTSGGEADKPWLEAEARRMGGAFVDLGAVNDDKAIDLLMSPSAIPLVTDGEKVAIETRSLPAGEGRYRLVGPMPTDGRLQVNGRLIPVNRMAVPNFAAPGALWAAQRLATVRDSMTIEKLAGEARRWSVATPGVSFIVLETPEDYVESGFTPPDSYPKALRQQFDAIKRQRAEFDARRDRAFYENIVAMWEQRKEWWETGKAPADMGNPGVPPPPVPVAVVQDMALEESAVSPPAPPPPPPPPPARMAPPPPVAPPPPQDASNIVVTGGARTQSAVERVTTVDVAEAEAEFGSPQAMANGVEYAEDGAIETAEWAADRPYIAAWQAAGDNWVDAVADTAKESGDLPLFYLDLAEWHWSNGRKQEALRAAEAALELPARDNQTLFIVAQRLLRYGDPDRAIWLLEQLVDREAERPHPLLALADAYAKRGRAMNNRANLQKSLQLFVDAGMKRWPDEYGRVNEYALAEANAIIVALGGRDLGVALDDKFIAALPLDMRVVVQWNTPRTDLDLWVRQPDGQEIGYSNRTSKEGARYLHDVTQGYGPEEFMIRKAPNGTYRIELDTYAADRRNPNGPSTATVRIIRNFATPQQSEELIDVEMLPSDDGRRLVGTVEID; from the coding sequence ATGCGTCGTTTCGTATCGCTCGTGTCGTTGGTGGCCATCGCCGGCAGCCTGCCGATCATGGACAGTGCACAGGACCAGCGCGCCTCGCCCGCGCTCAGTGCCCGCGTCGACGGGGTGGTGGGTGAGGACAGCAAACAGCTGCAGATCGCCTCGCTCGATATCGAAGTGACGCGCCGCGGCGGCCTCGCGATGACCGAGATGTCGGTGCGGTTCGAAAACCCAGGCAACGAGACGCTGGAGGGCGAATTCGGACTGACCCTGCCCGAGGGCAGCGTTGTCACCGGCTATGCGCTCGACGTTGGCGGGGAAATGATCGACGGCGTTCTCCAGTCGCGTGACCGCGCCCGCGAGGCGTTCGAGCGCAGGGTCGTCCGCCGGATCGATCCGGGCCTTGCCGAAGTCGATTACTCCGACCGGTTCGAAAGCCGGGTGTATCCGATCTTCCCACGGCAGGGACGCACCATCCGGATCCGTTTCTCCAGCCCGCTCGATGCGAACGGCGGATACATCCTGCCGCTAGATAGCGGACAGGTTGGTGCCATTACGATGCGCGTGCGCGGCGTGGACAGCGCGCCGGGCCGCGATTTCGCTTGGACGCAGGATGGCGGCGCGTGGGTCTATCGCGCCGGAGCGGGCGAGGTCGAGGGCGCCATCCGCTTCACCGCAGAGCCAGCCGACGGCCTGACCCTGAGCCAGCACCCGGGCGAGGGTCAGTTTTTCGAACTTACCGGCGACTTGCCGCCCGCACCGGAAGCCGGGCGCGACAACCTGGTGATCATGTGGGACCGCTCGGTTTCGCGGCTCGACGACGAGCTGGAGCGCGAAGCCGAATTGGCAGAGCGCCTCGCCCGCCGACTCGATGCGCGCAAGGTCACGATCCAATTGTTCGACAGCCGGGGCGAAGAGGCGATCGAAGTCGATGCGCGCAACGTGGCCGAGACGCTGAAAGCCGTCCGCTATGCCGGCGGGACGAGCTACGAATATCTTGCCACCCCGATCAGAGCCACGAGGGGGACCTGCGTGGTCTTCTCCGATGGGCGAGCAACCATCGGCCAGCGACGTGGGCTTGGCGGGACGCCGTGCCGCGTGAGCTTCGTGACTTCCGGCGGGGAGGCCGACAAGCCGTGGCTCGAAGCAGAGGCGCGGCGCATGGGCGGGGCCTTCGTGGACCTTGGCGCCGTGAACGATGACAAGGCGATCGACCTGTTGATGTCGCCGAGCGCCATCCCCTTGGTCACCGACGGAGAGAAAGTGGCGATCGAAACGCGCAGCCTGCCGGCCGGGGAAGGGCGCTATCGCCTGGTCGGGCCGATGCCGACCGACGGCCGCCTGCAGGTCAACGGGCGCCTGATCCCCGTGAACCGCATGGCAGTGCCGAACTTTGCCGCGCCCGGTGCGCTTTGGGCCGCCCAGCGGCTTGCGACGGTGCGCGATTCCATGACTATCGAGAAACTGGCCGGGGAAGCGCGGCGCTGGTCCGTCGCGACCCCGGGGGTGAGCTTCATCGTACTCGAAACGCCGGAAGATTATGTTGAGAGCGGGTTCACGCCGCCCGACTCCTATCCCAAGGCGCTCCGCCAGCAATTCGACGCGATCAAGCGCCAGCGCGCGGAATTCGATGCGCGGCGGGACCGGGCATTCTACGAAAACATCGTCGCCATGTGGGAACAGCGCAAGGAGTGGTGGGAGACCGGCAAGGCCCCTGCCGACATGGGCAATCCGGGCGTTCCGCCGCCGCCGGTGCCTGTCGCCGTCGTTCAAGACATGGCCCTGGAAGAGTCGGCAGTTTCGCCACCCGCGCCGCCGCCCCCGCCTCCTCCGCCACCGGCGCGCATGGCACCGCCGCCGCCGGTCGCTCCGCCTCCGCCGCAGGACGCCTCGAACATCGTCGTGACAGGCGGCGCGCGCACCCAGTCCGCAGTCGAGCGGGTCACCACAGTCGACGTCGCCGAGGCCGAGGCGGAATTCGGTTCCCCGCAGGCGATGGCCAACGGTGTCGAATATGCAGAGGACGGCGCTATCGAGACCGCGGAATGGGCCGCCGACCGGCCCTATATCGCGGCGTGGCAGGCTGCGGGAGACAATTGGGTCGATGCGGTGGCTGACACCGCGAAGGAGAGCGGCGATCTGCCTCTGTTCTACCTCGACCTCGCCGAATGGCACTGGTCGAACGGGCGCAAGCAGGAAGCCCTGCGTGCAGCGGAAGCCGCGCTCGAATTACCGGCGCGCGACAACCAGACGCTGTTCATCGTCGCCCAGCGCCTGCTGCGGTATGGCGACCCGGACCGCGCGATCTGGCTGCTGGAACAGCTGGTCGATCGCGAGGCCGAACGGCCCCATCCGCTGCTTGCGCTGGCTGACGCCTACGCCAAGCGCGGCCGGGCGATGAACAACCGCGCCAATTTGCAGAAGTCGCTCCAACTGTTCGTCGATGCAGGCATGAAGCGCTGGCCGGACGAGTACGGCCGGGTGAACGAATATGCCTTGGCAGAGGCGAACGCGATTATCGTCGCGCTCGGCGGCCGGGACCTCGGCGTGGCGCTGGACGACAAGTTCATCGCCGCCCTGCCGCTCGACATGCGGGTGGTGGTTCAGTGGAACACGCCGCGCACCGACCTCGACCTGTGGGTCCGCCAGCCGGACGGGCAGGAGATCGGATACAGCAACCGCACTTCGAAAGAGGGCGCGCGCTACCTGCACGACGTAACCCAGGGTTACGGCCCGGAAGAGTTCATGATCCGCAAGGCGCCCAACGGAACGTACCGGATCGAGCTGGACACCTACGCTGCCGACCGGCGCAATCCCAACGGCCCGTCAACCGCGACGGTGCGGATCATCCGCAACTTCGCCACCCCGCAGCAGAGCGAAGAGCTGATCGACGTGGAAATGCTCCCCAGCGACGACGGTCGCCGACTCGTCGGGACAGTCGAGATCGACTGA
- the purF gene encoding amidophosphoribosyltransferase — protein sequence MTNNHPFHDENGDSLHEECGVFGVIGADDAAAITALGLHALQHRGQEAVGICSYNGSEFTARRGLGHVAANFSTEEAIAELPGHMAAGHVRYSTTGGSGLRNVQPLYAELASGGFAVSHNGNISNAMTLRQELVQKGAIFQSTSDTEVIIHLVATSRYPTMLDRLIDALRLVEGAYALVVMTPRGMAACRDPLGIRPLVMGRMGDAVIFASETVALDVVGAEFEREVEPGELLEIDFDGTIRSHRPFGNPAPRPCIFEHVYFSRPDSYFAGQSVYEARKAIGAELAREKPVEADIVVPVPDSGVPAAIGYAQESGVPFELGIIRSHYVGRTFIQPSDSARNAGVKRKHNANRVLVEGKRVVLIDDSIVRGTTSLKIVQMMRDAGAKEVHFRVASPPTNHSCFYGVDTPERSKLLAARMDIDAMCEFIQADSLAFVSIDGLYRAVGRKGRDSGCPQYCDACFTGDYPTSLTDLQRKRHADDQLGLPMGKVA from the coding sequence ATGACGAACAACCATCCCTTTCATGACGAGAACGGCGACAGCCTGCACGAAGAGTGCGGCGTATTCGGCGTGATCGGAGCGGACGATGCGGCGGCCATCACCGCGCTCGGCCTTCACGCACTGCAGCATCGCGGGCAGGAAGCGGTCGGCATCTGTTCGTACAACGGCAGCGAATTCACCGCGCGCCGCGGTCTCGGCCACGTGGCGGCCAATTTTTCCACCGAGGAAGCGATTGCCGAACTGCCGGGCCACATGGCCGCCGGGCACGTACGCTATTCCACCACCGGCGGGTCCGGCCTGCGCAACGTGCAGCCGCTGTATGCGGAGCTTGCCAGCGGCGGTTTCGCGGTCAGCCACAACGGCAATATCTCGAACGCCATGACCTTGCGCCAGGAATTGGTGCAAAAGGGCGCGATCTTCCAGTCGACCAGCGACACCGAGGTGATCATCCACCTCGTCGCGACGAGCCGCTATCCCACCATGCTCGACCGCCTGATCGATGCGCTCCGTCTGGTCGAAGGCGCCTATGCGCTGGTCGTGATGACCCCGCGCGGCATGGCTGCCTGCCGCGATCCGCTCGGCATCAGGCCGCTGGTCATGGGACGGATGGGCGACGCGGTGATCTTCGCCAGCGAGACCGTGGCGCTCGACGTCGTCGGCGCGGAATTCGAACGCGAGGTGGAGCCCGGCGAACTGCTCGAAATCGACTTCGACGGCACCATCCGCAGCCATCGTCCCTTCGGCAACCCCGCGCCGCGCCCCTGCATTTTCGAACACGTCTATTTCAGCCGCCCCGACAGCTATTTCGCCGGCCAGTCTGTCTACGAAGCACGCAAGGCCATCGGTGCCGAACTCGCGCGGGAAAAGCCGGTGGAGGCGGATATCGTCGTGCCCGTACCCGACAGCGGCGTCCCGGCTGCCATCGGCTACGCGCAGGAAAGCGGCGTTCCGTTCGAACTCGGCATCATCCGCTCCCACTATGTCGGGCGGACGTTCATCCAGCCTTCGGACAGCGCCCGCAACGCGGGGGTGAAGCGCAAGCACAACGCCAACCGCGTGCTGGTGGAAGGCAAGCGCGTGGTGCTGATTGACGACAGTATCGTGCGCGGCACCACCAGCCTCAAGATCGTGCAGATGATGCGCGATGCAGGCGCGAAGGAAGTGCATTTCCGTGTCGCCAGCCCGCCGACCAACCACAGCTGTTTCTACGGCGTCGACACGCCCGAACGCTCCAAGCTACTCGCCGCACGGATGGATATCGACGCGATGTGCGAATTCATCCAGGCGGACAGTCTCGCCTTCGTGTCCATCGACGGGCTTTACCGCGCGGTTGGACGGAAGGGGCGCGACAGCGGCTGCCCGCAATATTGCGATGCGTGCTTTACCGGCGATTACCCCACCAGCCTGACAGACCTCCAGCGAAAGCGTCACGCGGACGACCAACTCGGCCTGCCGATGGGCAAGGTGGCATGA